One Amycolatopsis sp. NBC_00355 genomic window carries:
- a CDS encoding serine hydrolase domain-containing protein encodes MRKSLHGRQIVACGTLVALLAATTAAPALAVTSPLQGALDTLTAQDGVPGAEAVVQDGSRTRVTRSGTGDVATGKPFPRNGSFRVGSVTKSFVATVVLQLAGEGRVKLDAPVERYLPGLLPDRRITVRQLLQHTSGLYNYTDDLDLSDPEALRHRGADPAELVAMAVKHPALFPPGTTWSYSNTNYIVAGMLAERVTGHALGDEIAHRITLPLGLRDTYLPRRGDEKLPAPHAVGYVPIDGNLVDFSDYDATIAGAAGGLVSTPADLDRFYGALLGGRLLRPAELAEMRRTVPADLGVPGARYGLGLGSIPLSCGEFWGHEGGVLGFTNLAGVGPGGRRATVVLNQNPAPEAAEAHLLAATDAALCSGR; translated from the coding sequence ATGCGGAAGTCCTTACACGGCAGGCAGATCGTCGCCTGCGGCACGCTCGTCGCGCTCCTCGCGGCGACCACCGCGGCGCCGGCGCTCGCCGTTACGAGCCCGCTCCAGGGCGCGCTCGACACCCTGACCGCCCAGGACGGCGTCCCGGGCGCCGAAGCCGTCGTCCAGGACGGCTCCCGGACGCGGGTCACGCGCAGCGGCACCGGGGACGTCGCCACCGGGAAACCGTTCCCGCGCAACGGTTCCTTCCGCGTGGGCAGCGTCACGAAGTCGTTCGTCGCGACCGTCGTGCTCCAGCTCGCCGGCGAGGGCCGGGTGAAGCTGGACGCGCCGGTCGAGCGGTACCTGCCGGGCCTGCTGCCGGACCGGCGGATCACCGTGCGGCAGCTGCTGCAGCACACCAGCGGGCTGTACAACTACACCGACGACCTGGACCTGTCCGATCCGGAGGCACTGCGCCACCGCGGCGCGGACCCGGCCGAGCTGGTGGCGATGGCGGTGAAGCACCCCGCGTTGTTCCCGCCCGGCACGACCTGGTCGTACTCGAACACCAACTACATCGTCGCGGGGATGCTCGCCGAACGCGTGACCGGGCACGCGCTGGGCGACGAGATCGCCCACCGGATCACCCTCCCGCTGGGCCTGCGCGACACCTACCTCCCACGCCGCGGTGACGAGAAGCTGCCCGCGCCGCACGCCGTCGGTTACGTGCCGATCGACGGAAACCTGGTCGACTTCAGCGACTACGACGCCACGATCGCGGGGGCGGCGGGCGGGCTCGTGTCCACCCCGGCCGACCTCGACCGGTTCTACGGCGCCCTCCTCGGCGGCCGGCTACTGCGTCCCGCCGAGCTGGCCGAGATGCGGCGCACGGTCCCGGCCGACCTCGGCGTCCCGGGCGCCCGCTACGGCCTGGGGCTGGGCAGCATCCCGCTCTCGTGCGGGGAGTTCTGGGGCCACGAAGGCGGGGTCCTCGGCTTCACGAACCTCGCCGGCGTCGGCCCGGGCGGCCGGCGCGCGACGGTCGTCCTCAACCAGAACCCGGCACCGGAAGCCGCGGAGGCGCACCTGCTCGCGGCGACGGACGCGGCGCTCTGCTCAGGCCGGTAG
- the phoA gene encoding alkaline phosphatase, whose amino-acid sequence MASLLTGRRRWLVAGALGAALVAAAPVALAATGSGPADARSAGTGDRTNDVRSAIQGGSARNVILFIGDGMGQSEITAARNYERGAAGRLAMDELPLTGDYTTYAVEQNNPGKPNYVTDSAASGTGWATGTKSYNGAISVDAYGNDVPTILEIAKRNGLRTGDVTTAEVQDATPAVLGSHVVSRDCKGPVETTAKCAKNAKENGGLGSISEQLVQTRPDVLLGGGATYFDQKVTAGKFKGKTVLEQAKAAGYNVVNTAADLAAAKKGKPVLGLFAKNNMPVNWTGPAAVHGGTAPARCTPNAALPKTQPKLAEQTRKAIELLEDRHSDKGFFLQVEGASIDKQDHAADPCGQIGETVDFDAAIAAGTAYARSHPDTLVLVTADHGHSSQIVEPTATPGLTATLVTNEGANMTLAYGTAETGGSQSHTGTQVRIAGLGPQAANIVGLTNQTDLFGTLKRALRLR is encoded by the coding sequence ATGGCTTCGCTGCTCACCGGCCGCCGCCGGTGGCTGGTCGCCGGCGCGCTCGGCGCCGCACTGGTCGCCGCCGCCCCGGTCGCCCTGGCCGCCACCGGCTCCGGCCCCGCCGACGCGCGTTCGGCCGGCACCGGCGACCGCACCAACGACGTCCGCTCCGCGATCCAGGGCGGCAGCGCCCGCAACGTCATCCTGTTCATCGGTGACGGCATGGGCCAGTCGGAGATCACCGCCGCCCGCAACTACGAGCGCGGCGCCGCGGGCCGGCTCGCGATGGACGAGCTGCCCCTGACCGGCGACTACACGACCTACGCCGTCGAGCAGAACAACCCCGGCAAGCCGAACTACGTGACCGACTCGGCCGCGTCCGGCACCGGCTGGGCCACCGGCACCAAGTCCTACAACGGCGCGATCTCGGTCGACGCGTACGGCAACGACGTGCCGACGATCCTCGAGATCGCCAAGCGCAACGGCCTGCGCACCGGCGACGTCACGACCGCCGAGGTCCAGGACGCCACCCCGGCCGTGCTCGGCTCGCACGTCGTCAGCCGCGACTGCAAGGGCCCGGTCGAGACGACCGCGAAGTGCGCGAAGAACGCCAAGGAGAACGGCGGCCTCGGCTCGATCTCCGAGCAGCTGGTGCAGACCCGCCCCGACGTCCTGCTGGGCGGCGGTGCGACGTACTTCGACCAGAAGGTGACCGCCGGGAAGTTCAAGGGCAAGACCGTGCTGGAGCAGGCCAAGGCGGCCGGCTACAACGTCGTCAACACCGCGGCGGACCTGGCGGCGGCGAAGAAGGGCAAGCCGGTCCTCGGCCTGTTCGCCAAGAACAACATGCCGGTGAACTGGACCGGCCCGGCGGCCGTGCACGGCGGCACCGCACCGGCCCGCTGCACCCCGAACGCGGCGCTGCCGAAGACCCAGCCGAAGCTGGCCGAGCAGACCCGCAAGGCGATCGAGCTGCTCGAGGACCGCCACAGCGACAAGGGCTTCTTCCTGCAGGTCGAGGGCGCGAGCATCGACAAGCAGGACCACGCGGCCGACCCGTGCGGCCAGATCGGCGAGACGGTCGACTTCGACGCGGCGATCGCGGCGGGCACGGCGTACGCCCGCAGCCACCCCGACACCCTGGTGCTGGTGACCGCCGACCACGGTCACAGCAGCCAGATCGTCGAGCCGACGGCCACCCCGGGCCTGACCGCGACGCTCGTCACCAACGAGGGCGCGAACATGACCCTCGCCTACGGCACCGCGGAAACGGGCGGCTCGCAGTCGCACACGGGCACCCAGGTGCGCATCGCGGGCCTCGGCCCGCAGGCGGCCAACATCGTCGGCCTGACCAACCAGACCGACCTGTTCGGCACGCTGAAGCGGGCCCTGCGCCTGCGCTGA
- a CDS encoding response regulator transcription factor: MSPTVLLADDEPLVRAGLRALLEQQGLTVVGEAADGAEVLPAVRRTGPDVVLMDVRMPGTDGIEATRQLLGALAEPPKVLVVTTFDNDDYVHEALLAGASGFLLKRARKEEIAHAVRTVAAGESLLFPEAIRRLVSARTPGGEHARAAKKLTRREAEVLRLIATGLSNQDIAAALVISLETVKTHVGNIFGKLGAGNRSQAVVIAYEAGVVRPGHLAGQ; encoded by the coding sequence GTGAGCCCGACCGTCCTGCTGGCCGACGACGAACCCCTGGTCCGCGCCGGCCTGCGGGCCCTGCTGGAGCAGCAGGGCCTGACGGTCGTCGGCGAGGCGGCCGACGGCGCCGAAGTGCTGCCCGCGGTGCGCCGGACCGGGCCGGACGTCGTGCTGATGGACGTCCGGATGCCCGGCACCGACGGCATCGAGGCGACCCGGCAGCTCCTCGGGGCGCTCGCCGAACCGCCGAAAGTCCTCGTCGTCACGACCTTCGACAACGACGACTACGTGCACGAAGCGTTGCTGGCCGGGGCCAGCGGGTTCCTGCTGAAGCGGGCGCGCAAGGAGGAGATCGCGCACGCCGTGCGGACCGTCGCCGCCGGCGAGTCGCTGCTGTTCCCCGAGGCGATCCGGCGGCTGGTGAGCGCGCGGACGCCGGGCGGGGAGCACGCGCGGGCGGCGAAGAAGCTGACCCGGCGCGAAGCCGAGGTGCTGCGGCTGATCGCCACCGGACTGTCCAACCAGGACATCGCCGCCGCGCTCGTGATCAGCCTCGAGACCGTCAAGACCCACGTGGGCAACATCTTCGGGAAGCTCGGTGCGGGCAACCGCAGCCAGGCCGTGGTCATCGCCTACGAAGCGGGCGTCGTCCGGCCGGGACACCTCGCCGGTCAATAA
- a CDS encoding sensor histidine kinase, with product MSGFLLSLTRIGSYRSLLHAAAGAAIAVPVAPFALAVAVSVDVDSRLRALIALLALAVLMGLLGLLGPVRRLGVGLANTLLGTGVPAPERHPGAGARLRSGLWLALHTAASGVLVTVLAFLGLGMLVPAVWLAGGQDRISLFWSDVPLGAWTILFGVVAVVAALVLTAAATLGLRVGAAALLGPSAAERAVLAERRAAVLAQRNRLARELHDSIGHTLTTSTLHAAAAADLVEADPAQARRALATIEESSRSALEDLDHVLGLLREEPAAKEPTRTLTEVDVLAVRARDAGLDVRLTVRGPVAALPAAVSREGYRIVQEGLTNALRHAGPGRVDVRVEAGPDRLEIAIVNPLDGERARSGRHGLEGLAERVEALRGELDAGPDGERWRLSATIPLRTGA from the coding sequence ATGTCCGGATTCCTCCTGTCCCTGACGCGGATCGGCAGCTACCGCAGCCTGCTCCACGCCGCCGCGGGCGCCGCCATCGCGGTGCCGGTGGCCCCGTTCGCCCTCGCCGTGGCGGTGTCCGTCGACGTCGACTCCCGGCTCCGCGCGCTCATCGCCCTGCTCGCCCTGGCCGTGCTGATGGGGCTGCTGGGCCTGCTGGGACCGGTGCGGCGCCTCGGCGTCGGCCTGGCCAACACCCTGCTCGGCACCGGCGTCCCGGCGCCCGAGCGGCACCCGGGCGCCGGGGCGCGGCTGCGCTCGGGCCTGTGGCTCGCGCTGCACACCGCGGCCAGCGGCGTCCTGGTCACCGTGCTGGCCTTCCTGGGCCTCGGGATGCTCGTGCCCGCGGTGTGGCTGGCGGGTGGCCAGGACCGGATCTCGCTGTTCTGGTCGGACGTCCCGCTCGGGGCGTGGACGATCCTGTTCGGGGTGGTGGCGGTCGTCGCGGCGCTGGTGCTGACCGCGGCCGCCACCCTCGGTCTCCGCGTCGGCGCGGCCGCGCTGCTGGGGCCGTCCGCGGCCGAGCGCGCGGTGCTCGCCGAACGCCGCGCCGCCGTGCTCGCCCAGCGCAACCGGCTGGCCCGCGAGCTGCACGACTCGATCGGGCACACGCTGACGACGTCGACGCTGCACGCGGCGGCCGCCGCCGACCTGGTCGAGGCGGACCCGGCCCAGGCGCGGCGTGCCCTCGCCACGATCGAAGAATCCTCGCGCAGCGCCCTGGAAGACCTCGACCACGTCCTCGGCCTGCTGCGCGAAGAGCCGGCCGCGAAGGAGCCGACACGCACGTTGACCGAGGTGGACGTCCTCGCCGTCCGCGCCCGCGACGCCGGGCTCGACGTCCGGCTGACCGTGCGCGGCCCGGTCGCCGCGCTGCCCGCCGCGGTGTCGCGCGAGGGCTACCGGATCGTCCAGGAAGGCCTGACCAACGCCCTGCGGCACGCCGGGCCGGGCCGGGTGGACGTCCGCGTCGAGGCCGGGCCGGACCGGCTGGAGATCGCGATCGTCAACCCCCTGGACGGGGAACGCGCACGCTCGGGACGTCACGGGCTGGAGGGGCTCGCGGAGCGCGTCGAAGCACTGCGCGGCGAGCTCGACGCCGGCCCGGACGGCGAGCGGTGGCGGCTGAGCGCGACCATCCCGCTGCGGACGGGCGCGTGA
- the rpe gene encoding ribulose-phosphate 3-epimerase: MIAPSILSADFARLGEEIAAVAGTGDNRADWVHVDVMDAHFVPNLTLGLPVVKALLKSTDVPIDCHLMIDDPDRWAIGYAEAGAYNVTVHAEAAKDPVALAKNLRAAGAKAGLSVKPGTALEPWLDVLKHYDTLLVMSVEPGFGGQSFIADVLGKVRTARRLVDTGHLKLVVEIDGGINAETIEQAAEAGVDCFVAGSAVYGAGDPGKAVAALREQAARVRAG; encoded by the coding sequence CTGATCGCTCCCAGCATCCTTTCCGCGGACTTCGCCCGGCTCGGCGAGGAGATCGCCGCCGTGGCCGGCACCGGGGACAACCGCGCCGACTGGGTGCACGTGGACGTCATGGACGCGCACTTCGTGCCCAACCTGACCCTGGGCCTGCCCGTGGTCAAAGCGCTGCTCAAGAGCACCGACGTGCCGATCGACTGCCACCTGATGATCGACGACCCCGACCGCTGGGCGATCGGGTACGCCGAGGCCGGCGCCTACAACGTCACCGTGCACGCCGAGGCCGCGAAGGACCCCGTCGCGCTGGCGAAGAACCTGCGCGCCGCGGGTGCCAAGGCCGGCCTGTCGGTCAAGCCGGGCACCGCGCTCGAGCCGTGGCTCGACGTGCTCAAGCACTACGACACGCTGCTGGTGATGTCGGTCGAGCCGGGCTTCGGCGGGCAGTCGTTCATCGCGGACGTCCTCGGGAAGGTCCGCACCGCGCGGCGGCTGGTCGACACCGGGCACCTGAAGCTGGTCGTCGAGATCGACGGCGGGATCAACGCCGAGACCATCGAGCAGGCCGCCGAAGCGGGCGTCGACTGCTTCGTCGCCGGGTCCGCCGTCTACGGCGCCGGCGACCCCGGGAAGGCCGTCGCCGCCCTGCGCGAGCAGGCCGCGCGCGTCCGAGCGGGCTGA
- a CDS encoding riboflavin synthase — translation MFTGIVEEIGEVVAVEQVTNAARLRVRGPLVTSDAGHGDSIAVSGVCLTVVDVAGGEFTVDVVNETLQRSSLAKVAVGDRVNLERATPAGGRLGGHIMQGHVDGTGVFLSRDENGVTTFALPEHLARYVVEKGSIAVDGISLTVAAITGDQFAVALIPTTLEVTTLGGREAGDLVNLEVDVVAKYVEKLAEAHIRDQVQNRDGGTEEQRS, via the coding sequence GTGTTCACCGGCATAGTCGAGGAGATCGGCGAGGTCGTCGCGGTCGAGCAGGTGACGAACGCGGCGCGCCTGCGGGTCCGCGGGCCGCTGGTGACGAGTGACGCCGGGCACGGCGACTCGATCGCGGTCAGCGGCGTCTGCCTGACGGTGGTCGACGTCGCCGGCGGCGAGTTCACCGTCGACGTCGTCAACGAGACCCTGCAGCGTTCCAGCCTGGCCAAGGTCGCGGTCGGCGACCGCGTCAACCTGGAGCGCGCCACCCCGGCCGGCGGCCGGCTCGGCGGGCACATCATGCAGGGCCACGTCGACGGGACCGGCGTGTTCCTCTCGCGCGACGAGAACGGCGTCACGACTTTCGCGCTGCCGGAGCACCTGGCGCGCTACGTCGTCGAGAAGGGCTCGATCGCGGTGGACGGCATTTCGCTGACCGTCGCCGCGATCACCGGCGACCAGTTCGCGGTCGCGCTGATCCCGACCACGCTCGAGGTGACCACGCTCGGCGGCCGCGAGGCCGGCGACCTGGTCAACCTGGAGGTCGACGTGGTCGCGAAGTACGTCGAAAAGCTGGCCGAGGCGCACATCCGCGACCAGGTGCAGAATCGGGACGGCGGCACGGAGGAGCAGCGGTCATGA
- a CDS encoding bifunctional 3,4-dihydroxy-2-butanone-4-phosphate synthase/GTP cyclohydrolase II — MSETSAAEPEAGWTPCGTGAVFDADAIERAIADVAAGRPVVVVDDEDRENEGDLIFAAEKATPELLAFMVRYTSGYVCVALTEAEADRLDLPPMYHTNQDARGTAYSVTVDAADGISTGISAADRAHTIRLLADPASSAKDFRRPGHVVPLRAKEGGVLRRPGHTEASVDLARMAGLNPAGVLCEIVSQKDEGDMARRDELEVFAADHDLAIITIADLIAYRRRTEKQVERVAEARIPLAAGTFRAVGYDSLLDGIEHVAFVYGEIGDGQDILVRVHSECLTGDVFGSLRCDCGPQLDAALAAVAAEGRGVVLYIRGHEGRGIGLLHKLQAYQLQDDGADTVDANLALGVPADARDYGTGAQILCDLGVRTMRLLSNNPAKRIGLEGYGLRVTGRVPLPISPNPENLRYLRTKRDRMGHDLAQLEHYDQVGAGPEHPDGGAQ; from the coding sequence ATGAGCGAGACGAGTGCGGCAGAGCCCGAAGCGGGCTGGACCCCGTGCGGCACCGGGGCGGTGTTCGACGCCGACGCCATCGAACGGGCGATCGCGGACGTCGCGGCGGGCCGTCCGGTCGTCGTGGTCGACGACGAAGACCGCGAGAACGAGGGCGACCTCATCTTCGCGGCGGAAAAGGCGACCCCGGAGCTGCTGGCCTTCATGGTCCGCTACACCTCCGGCTACGTCTGCGTCGCGCTGACCGAAGCCGAGGCGGATCGGCTGGACCTGCCGCCGATGTACCACACGAACCAGGACGCGCGCGGCACCGCGTACAGCGTCACGGTGGACGCGGCCGACGGCATCAGCACCGGCATCTCCGCCGCCGACCGCGCGCACACCATCCGGCTGCTCGCCGACCCGGCGTCGTCCGCGAAGGACTTCCGGCGCCCCGGCCACGTCGTCCCGCTGCGCGCGAAGGAGGGCGGCGTGCTCCGCCGTCCCGGGCACACCGAGGCGTCGGTCGACCTGGCCCGGATGGCCGGGCTGAACCCGGCCGGCGTGCTCTGCGAGATCGTGTCGCAGAAGGACGAGGGCGACATGGCCCGCCGCGACGAGCTCGAGGTCTTCGCGGCCGACCACGACCTGGCGATCATCACCATCGCCGACCTGATCGCCTACCGCCGTCGCACCGAGAAGCAGGTCGAACGGGTCGCCGAGGCGCGTATCCCGCTGGCCGCGGGCACGTTCCGCGCGGTCGGCTACGACTCGCTGCTCGACGGCATCGAGCACGTCGCGTTCGTCTACGGCGAGATCGGGGACGGCCAGGACATCCTGGTCCGCGTCCACTCCGAGTGCCTGACCGGCGACGTCTTCGGCTCGCTGCGCTGCGACTGCGGCCCCCAGCTCGACGCCGCGCTCGCCGCGGTCGCCGCCGAGGGGCGCGGCGTGGTGCTCTACATCCGCGGCCACGAGGGCCGCGGCATCGGCCTGCTGCACAAGCTGCAGGCCTACCAGCTGCAGGACGACGGCGCCGACACCGTCGACGCCAACCTCGCGCTGGGCGTGCCCGCCGACGCCCGCGACTACGGCACCGGCGCGCAGATCCTCTGCGACCTCGGCGTCCGGACCATGCGGCTGCTGTCGAACAACCCGGCCAAGCGGATCGGTCTCGAGGGGTACGGCCTGCGCGTCACCGGGCGGGTGCCGCTGCCGATCTCGCCGAACCCGGAGAACCTGCGCTACCTGCGGACCAAGCGCGACCGGATGGGCCACGACCTGGCCCAGCTGGAGCACTACGACCAGGTCGGCGCCGGTCCCGAACACCCCGACGGAGGAGCACAGTGA
- the ribH gene encoding 6,7-dimethyl-8-ribityllumazine synthase: MSGEGRPDLKLDLSDCKSLKLGIVTTKWNAPIADLLLERALVAAKEAELEDEPTVVRVAGAIELPVVAQALARNHDAVVALGVVIRGGTPHFEYVCDAVTAGLTRVALDESTPVGNGVLTCDTEEQALDRSGRPGSKEDKGYEATVAALDTAHVLRTLRQPWTERGFV, translated from the coding sequence GTGAGCGGCGAGGGCCGTCCCGACCTCAAGCTGGACCTCTCCGACTGCAAGTCGCTGAAGCTGGGCATCGTCACCACCAAGTGGAACGCGCCCATCGCCGACCTCCTGCTGGAGCGGGCCCTGGTCGCGGCCAAGGAGGCCGAGCTCGAAGACGAGCCGACGGTCGTCCGCGTCGCGGGCGCGATCGAGCTCCCGGTGGTCGCGCAGGCCCTGGCCCGCAACCACGACGCGGTCGTCGCGCTGGGCGTCGTCATCCGCGGCGGCACCCCGCACTTCGAGTACGTGTGCGACGCGGTGACGGCGGGCCTGACCCGGGTGGCCCTCGACGAGAGCACCCCGGTCGGCAACGGCGTCCTGACGTGCGACACCGAAGAGCAGGCCCTCGACCGGTCGGGCCGGCCCGGCTCGAAAGAGGACAAGGGCTACGAGGCGACGGTCGCGGCGCTGGACACCGCGCACGTGCTGCGGACCCTGCGCCAGCCGTGGACCGAGCGGGGTTTCGTGTGA
- a CDS encoding PH domain-containing protein codes for MCSVLAVALLAVFIVVAVLLRNGNTGVHFQRSDQAAMVGIGILLSAGVMLFVIARVRADAEGIEVRNVLMTRRFAWSEVLSVSFPDGASWARLELPEDEYHAVMAVQSVDRARAVEAVRALRKLHRAATGG; via the coding sequence ATGTGCAGCGTGCTGGCGGTGGCGCTGCTGGCGGTGTTCATCGTGGTGGCGGTGCTGCTGCGCAACGGCAACACCGGCGTCCACTTCCAGCGCTCCGACCAGGCGGCGATGGTCGGCATCGGCATCCTGCTCTCGGCGGGCGTGATGCTGTTCGTGATCGCCCGGGTGCGGGCCGACGCCGAGGGCATCGAGGTCCGCAACGTGCTGATGACCCGCCGGTTCGCGTGGAGCGAAGTGCTGTCGGTGAGCTTCCCGGACGGCGCGTCGTGGGCCCGCCTGGAACTGCCGGAGGACGAGTACCACGCGGTGATGGCCGTCCAGTCCGTGGACCGGGCCCGCGCGGTGGAAGCGGTGCGGGCGCTGCGCAAACTGCACCGCGCGGCCACCGGCGGCTGA
- a CDS encoding exodeoxyribonuclease III: protein MRIATWNVNSIIPRLPRVLEFLEQSAPDVLCLQELKNTTEKFPAAEVEALGYEVAAYGLGRWNGVGIVSRVGLSDVVRGLPDEPSFEGAAEARAIGATCGGVRVWSVYVPNGREPDNPHYAYKLEWLETLRSMAAAELSAGPFAILGDFNVAPADEDVWDIAVFTESTHVTPPEREALARLRKLGLTDVFPRPLKYDHPFTYWDYRAGNFPNNKGMRIDLVYGNTPFTDAVTDSYVDRNMRKGKGPSDHAPIVVDLSL from the coding sequence ATGCGGATCGCCACCTGGAACGTGAACTCCATCATCCCCCGCCTGCCCCGGGTGCTGGAGTTCCTCGAGCAGTCCGCGCCGGACGTGCTGTGCCTGCAGGAGCTGAAGAACACGACGGAGAAGTTCCCGGCCGCCGAGGTCGAGGCGCTCGGCTACGAGGTGGCCGCGTACGGGCTCGGGCGCTGGAACGGCGTCGGGATCGTCTCGCGGGTCGGGTTGTCCGACGTGGTGCGCGGGCTGCCGGACGAGCCTTCCTTCGAGGGCGCCGCCGAGGCGCGTGCGATCGGCGCGACGTGTGGTGGCGTGCGGGTGTGGTCGGTGTACGTGCCCAACGGGCGCGAGCCGGACAACCCGCACTACGCGTACAAGCTGGAGTGGCTGGAGACCCTGCGCTCCATGGCGGCCGCGGAGCTTTCGGCCGGGCCGTTCGCGATCCTGGGCGACTTCAACGTGGCCCCGGCGGACGAGGACGTCTGGGACATCGCGGTGTTCACGGAATCGACGCACGTGACGCCCCCGGAGCGCGAGGCCCTGGCAAGGCTGCGGAAGCTGGGCCTGACGGACGTCTTCCCGAGGCCGCTGAAGTACGACCACCCGTTCACCTACTGGGACTACCGCGCGGGCAACTTCCCGAACAACAAGGGCATGCGCATCGACCTGGTGTACGGGAACACGCCCTTCACGGACGCGGTCACGGACTCGTACGTGGACCGGAACATGCGGAAGGGCAAGGGCCCGTCGGACCACGCGCCGATCGTGGTGGACCTGAGTCTCTGA
- a CDS encoding S1 family peptidase has translation MSSLRVLGAASAAAVALTLAGGAVASAGVQPNIVGGSTAPAVSWGAQVYVNTPGRDFQGFNCSGTVIASRWVMTAVHCLDQDGSGMHVKVGSNTLFSGTQIAVDGKYESPNGDIALLHLASATSTGPISLGSADPSTGSTNQLYGWGRTTPTGPPASALKVANVQVTGRSSDAYGGRAIQSVGVNGSAWKGDSGGPEVSNGVQVGVASTVQNQSGTNTRGTNNYASVASSRSWIRTTAGV, from the coding sequence GTGAGCTCTCTCCGTGTCCTAGGTGCCGCTTCGGCGGCCGCCGTCGCGCTGACCCTCGCCGGTGGCGCCGTCGCGTCGGCCGGCGTCCAGCCGAACATCGTCGGGGGCTCCACCGCCCCGGCGGTCTCCTGGGGCGCCCAGGTGTACGTCAACACGCCCGGTCGCGACTTCCAGGGCTTCAACTGCTCCGGCACGGTCATCGCGTCGCGCTGGGTGATGACCGCGGTGCACTGCCTCGACCAGGACGGCTCGGGCATGCACGTCAAGGTCGGCAGCAACACGCTGTTCTCCGGCACGCAGATCGCCGTCGACGGCAAGTACGAGTCCCCCAACGGCGACATCGCCCTGCTGCACCTGGCCTCGGCGACCAGTACCGGCCCGATCTCGCTGGGCAGCGCGGACCCGTCGACCGGCAGCACCAACCAGCTCTACGGCTGGGGCCGCACCACGCCGACCGGCCCGCCGGCGTCGGCGCTGAAGGTGGCGAACGTCCAGGTGACCGGCCGCTCGTCGGATGCCTACGGCGGCCGCGCGATCCAGAGCGTCGGTGTCAACGGCTCGGCCTGGAAGGGCGACTCGGGCGGCCCCGAGGTGTCGAACGGCGTCCAGGTCGGCGTCGCCTCGACGGTGCAGAACCAGAGCGGGACCAACACGCGCGGCACGAACAACTACGCGAGCGTGGCGTCCAGCCGGTCCTGGATCCGGACGACCGCCGGCGTCTGA